DNA from Ruficoccus amylovorans:
GGTGGAGGCATCGGCCACACTGGAAGCAATTGTCCAGCGAACTCCCTCCCCCGTCGCCGACGGCGATCTCACCGAGGAGGAACTAACCGCCCAGACCATCCAGAGCCCGGAAGCCTTTGGTCGGAGGTTCAAGGTCGTCGCCTTCAAGTGGCTCACGAGCACAGACATTTAATCCTCTAAAATCAACCGCAACAAAGCCACCCGGCGTCCCCTCCCTCACCATGACACCTTTCCGCTGGTTCCACCACGCCCTGTGCGCCTTCCTGCTTTTTTCTCTCGGCAGCGCGTCGCACCCTGCGTCAGCGCAGCAGCAGGAGAACGTCCGCCGCGAACTCAAATTCCTGTCCTGGGAGGGCCCGATCTTTGAGCTGGAAATGATGCAATCCAGCGGCAGCGAACCCGTCATCATACCGAACGGTTCCCCCACTTACAACACCCCCTACAAGGGGCCGTCCATCGCTCGCTTTGGCGTGACAAAAACCGCCCCCGACGGAACCGAATATTTCGACACTCGCGCCAGTGCCTCCCTCCCCCAGACCGACAAGCCGATCCTGCTGATCTTCATTCCCGCTCCCGATGGGAGCTACAAGGTGGTCGCCATTCCCGAAGAAAACCAGACGCCCGTCAAAGGTTCGTTCCGGGTCATCAACGTAACCAATGAACGCTTTTTTATAAGAATCGGCGACGAGCAGTTCGAAATCCCCCGCGGCGGCAGCCGACTGGTACAAGCCGCAGAAAAAGACAGCAAGAGCTTCCCCGTCCAAATGGTAATGGAAGAAGATGGCAGTCTGCGCCGCGTGTACAGTGCCCGCTGGGCGCTCATTCCCGAGCGGCAAATCACTGCCTTTCTTTTCAACGATCCAGAGACCAGAAAGTTCGCACTCAAGCGCTTCGTCGAGTGACTCTGCCCGCGCCTCCGCACATGAAGGCCGGCCAATCCACGTAAAAAGTACAACAAATCACCGGCAACTCCTCATAAACAGAATCAGCCGGATTCTGTAAAGGAATCCCCTACCGCATACGCCCCCAAGGGCCAACTACTCCTCCCCTTTAGCACAACGATGAAAAGTTCACTTTCTGCTTTTCAAAATTGACACTCCGCGCATTAAGTAACTATATGGTTATTATGTCATCATCCCAAACCCATGCACTACCATCCACGTCGGCCGAGGCCGATGCTTTCCTTTCGGAACCGAGCCCCGGACTCCTCGAAAGCCTTTCACAGCTGGAAGGCCCTGTAACCGTACTGGGTGCGGGCGGAAAAATGGGCCTTCACATCTGCCGCATGCTCAAGCGGAGTGGAGAATTACTCGGCAAGGAGATCGAAGTCACCGCCGTCTCACGCTTCCGCACTCTACGTGGGCGCGAGGTTTTCGAGCAGGCTGGCATAAAGACGGCCCCCTGTGAGCTTGAGGATGAAGTCGCGCTGGCAGGACTGGAAAACTCACCCAACATCATATTCATGGCGGGGGCAAAATTCGGCACCAGCGATCAGCCCGACTTGCTCAAACGCATGAACGCAGATCTCCCGATCAAAGCATCCAAGCGCTTCCCAGGGGCTAAAATTATCGTATTCTCGACCGGATGCGTCTATGCAATGGTCACTCCTGAAAGCGGTGGCTCACGCGAGAGCGACCCGACGGAACCTCCCGGCATTTACGCTCAATCGTGCCTGGACCGCGAAAAGGCATTCACAGCCGCGGCCTGCGACTTCGGAAGTCGCGTGTGTCTGGTTCGGCTCAATTATTCCACTGAGTTTCGTTACGGGGTGCTGGTGGATATTTGCCAGAAGGTCCTGCTCGGCGAACCGGTTTCGCTCGACATGGGCTGGGTCAATGTCATCTGGCAACGCGATGCAGTTGATCACATATTACGGACTTTCACTGTGGCTGACACATCCGCCAAGCCGCTTAATATAACCGGGTCCGGCATTCACTCAGTACGTGACATAGCCCTCGGCTTTGGAAAACTATTAAACAAACCGGTTACATTCTCAGGAAGCGAGGGCAACGTCGCCTGGCTCAACAATGCCAGCACCTCCCACAAGCTTTTCGGAGAACCGCCGACCTCTCTCGAAACCATGATGGAGTGGACGGCCTCCTGGGCTCTTCAAGGCGGAGAAATTTACAACAAGCCGACCGGCTTTGAGAAACGCGATGGCAAATTCTAAACGCCCTCTCATGGACATTCGCCGACACTTGCTGGCCGGGCAGGCAATCCCTGCCCTGCCCCTCGCCCTCAACACGGAACGTAAATGGTGCCGGAAGCACCAACGGGCTCTCATCCGCTACTATCTGGAATCGGGAACCGGTGGAATCGCTGTCGGCGTGCACTCGACGCAGTTTGAAATCCGCGAGCCCAGGTACGGACTTTTCGAGCCTCTGCTACGCTTTGCCTCAGAACAGATTGACGCGTATACCCGAGACAGCAGCAACGGCTTTATCAAAATAGCCGGGCTGTGCGGACAAACCGAGCAGGCTGTCAGCGAGGCCAAGCTGGCCGCGGACTGCGGCTACCACGCCGGATTGCTGAGTCTGGCAGCCATGAAGCACGCCTCGGAAGACGAGTTACTCGCGCACTGCGAAGCTGTCTCGAAGCACATTTCAATCATCGGTTTTTACCTTCAGTCTGCCGTCGGCGGCGCGCCGCTTCCTTATTCCTTCTGGAAGCGTTTCGCGATGATCGAAAACGTGGTAGCGATCAAGATGGCCCCCTTCAATCGCTACCAGACTATCGACGTGATTCGTGCCGTCTGCGAGAGCGGACGCTCGGACATCTCCCTGTACACCGGTAACGACGACAATATTATCGCAGACCTGGTAACGCCGTGGGACTTCGCCGGGCAGAAGGTTTTCATCCGTGGCGGGCTCCTCGGGCAATTCGGCGTATGGACCAGCAAGGCGACTGCCATGCTCAGGGAAATTCAGCGCGAACGCGCCCGAGGCCAACTCTCCCCTGAGTGGATGAGCCGCAACGCCGCCCTGACCGACGCCAACGCCGCCATCTTTGACGCCGCAAACAACTTTCGCGGCGTGCTCTGTGGCATCCACGAAGTGTTGCGCCGACAGGGACTGCTCGAAACCAACTATTGCCTCGACCCGAACGAACAGCTCTCGCCCGGACAGGCCGAGGAACTTGACCGTGTGTGCCGGGCTTATCCCTGGCTCACCGACGACGCTTTCGTCAAAGAAAACCTCCATCGCTGGCTCAGCGACTAGAAAAATGTCCAACTCCGCTTTTGGCATCATCGGACCCGTCATGATCGGTCCATCCAGCAGCCACACCGCCGGAGCCGTACGGCTCGGCCTGGTCGCACGCGCACTGTTGGGCGGAGCAGATCCGACCCGTGCCACGTTGGGGTTGCATGGCTCGTTTGCCGCCACCGGGCACGGACACGGCACACGGCTGGCACTGATCGCGGGACTGCTCGGGATGGCCCCCGACGACGAGACCCTGGTCGAGAGCTTCACCCTCGCCCGCGCGCGCGGGCTGGACTACACCTTCGAGGAGGTAGACCTCGGAGAAGATTTCCACCCGAACGGGGCCAGCATCGACCTGGAATCCGCGAACGGCGAACGGCACCTGTTGCTTGGAGCATCGGTCGGCGGCGGGAGCATCAGCGTTCAGTCGGTGGACCGCTTTGATACACGACTCCACGGGGACTCACCCACCATTG
Protein-coding regions in this window:
- a CDS encoding dihydrodipicolinate synthase family protein, with amino-acid sequence MDIRRHLLAGQAIPALPLALNTERKWCRKHQRALIRYYLESGTGGIAVGVHSTQFEIREPRYGLFEPLLRFASEQIDAYTRDSSNGFIKIAGLCGQTEQAVSEAKLAADCGYHAGLLSLAAMKHASEDELLAHCEAVSKHISIIGFYLQSAVGGAPLPYSFWKRFAMIENVVAIKMAPFNRYQTIDVIRAVCESGRSDISLYTGNDDNIIADLVTPWDFAGQKVFIRGGLLGQFGVWTSKATAMLREIQRERARGQLSPEWMSRNAALTDANAAIFDAANNFRGVLCGIHEVLRRQGLLETNYCLDPNEQLSPGQAEELDRVCRAYPWLTDDAFVKENLHRWLSD
- a CDS encoding NAD-dependent epimerase/dehydratase family protein — its product is MSSSQTHALPSTSAEADAFLSEPSPGLLESLSQLEGPVTVLGAGGKMGLHICRMLKRSGELLGKEIEVTAVSRFRTLRGREVFEQAGIKTAPCELEDEVALAGLENSPNIIFMAGAKFGTSDQPDLLKRMNADLPIKASKRFPGAKIIVFSTGCVYAMVTPESGGSRESDPTEPPGIYAQSCLDREKAFTAAACDFGSRVCLVRLNYSTEFRYGVLVDICQKVLLGEPVSLDMGWVNVIWQRDAVDHILRTFTVADTSAKPLNITGSGIHSVRDIALGFGKLLNKPVTFSGSEGNVAWLNNASTSHKLFGEPPTSLETMMEWTASWALQGGEIYNKPTGFEKRDGKF
- the sdaAB gene encoding L-serine ammonia-lyase, iron-sulfur-dependent subunit beta translates to MSNSAFGIIGPVMIGPSSSHTAGAVRLGLVARALLGGADPTRATLGLHGSFAATGHGHGTRLALIAGLLGMAPDDETLVESFTLARARGLDYTFEEVDLGEDFHPNGASIDLESANGERHLLLGASVGGGSISVQSVDRFDTRLHGDSPTIVLWHQDRIGYLATLTTALANAQANIASIHTSRHVRGQQALTTVELDGPLPAGTQHSLQQTPQTQLVRFIDKV